AGAATGGCTTTATGGGATTGGCTCCACCTCGCGGCTTCGCGACCCATTGTACCATCCATTGTAGCACGTGTGTAGCCCAGGTCATAAGGGGCATGATGATTTGACGTCATCCCCACCTTCCTCCGGTTTATCACCGGCAGTCACCTTAGAGTGCCCAACTGAATGCTGGCAACTAAGATCAGGGGTTGCGCTCGTTGCGGGACTTAACCCAACATCTCACGACACGAGCTGACGACAACCATGCACCACCTGTCACTCTGTCCCCCGAAGGGGAAAACCCAGTCTCCTGGATGTTCAGAGGATGTCAAGACCTGGTAAGGTTCTTCGCGTTGCTTCGAATTAAACCACATGCTCCACTGCTTGTGCGGGCCCCCGTCAATTCCTTTGAGTTTCAGCCTTGCGGCCGTACTCCCCAGGCGGAGTGCTTAATGTGTTAACTTCGGCACTAAGGGTATCGAAACCCCTAACACCTAGCACTCATCGTTTACGGCGTGGACTACCAGGGTATCTAATCCTGTTTGCTCCCCACGCTTTCGCGCCTCAGCGTCAGTTGTAAGCCAGAAAGTCGCCTTCGCCACTGGTGTTCCTCCACATATCTACGCATTTCACCGCTACACGTGGAATTCCACTTTCCTCTCTTACACTCAAGTCCCCCAGTTTCCAATGACCCTCCACGGTTGAGCCGTGGGCTTTCACATCAGACTTAAGAGACCGCCTGCGCGCGCTTTACGCCCAATAATTCCGGACAACGCTTGCCCCCTACGTATTACCGCGGCTGCTGGCACGTAGTTAGCCGGGGCTTTCTCGTGAGGTACCGTCAAGGTGCCGCCTTATTCAAACGGCACTTGTTCTTCCCTCATAACAGAACTTTACGATCCGAGAACCTTCATCGTTCACGCGGCATTGCACCGTCAGGCTTTCGCCCATTGCGGATGATTCCCTACTGCTGCCTCCCGTAGGAGTCTGGGCCGTGTCTCAGTCCCAGTGTGGCCGATCACCCTCTCAGGTCGGCTACGCATCGTCGCCTTGGTGAGCCCTTACCTCACCAACAAGCTAATGCGCCGCGGGCCCATCCTGCAGTGAGAGGACGAATCCCCTCTTTTACGTAGGTACCATGCGATACTTACGGTCATCCGGTATTAGCCTCGTTTTCACGAGGTTGTCCCGGTCTGCAGGGCAGGTTGCCCACGTGTTACTCACCCGTCCGCCGCTCATTCCACTGACGTCCACCCGAAGGCTTCTGTTAGCTTCCTGCGCTCGACTTGCATGTATTAGGCATGCCGCCAGCGTTCGTCCTGAGCCAGGATCAAACTCTCCGATAAAGTGTGGCGTCCAATGCCTCAGGCATTTTCTTCCGCGTTCATCTGAAGTTTGATGCGCTAGCATCATACCAATGTTGATGACACATTGGATTTTCATTGACGGGATATCTTATTCATATATCCCACTTCTTTTGCTTGGTTTTTTGTTTAGTTTTCAAAGGTCAAAATTGTCTGTCGCTTTCTTAAGGCGACTCCATCAGAGTACCACAGTATTCGTTATTGTGTCAATAACTTTTATCATGAAGTATTATCTCTGAGCAGCCTGTGTTTCGGCGACAAGAAATAATATACCATCTATTAATCCATCCGGTCAACCATTAATCAAGAAAAAAATTCATTACACCATTTTACTGGAATCTTGTCCTGCGATGACGCGCTTGCTTCAATATAAAATAATATTTCGCTCGCGCAATTTTAGACTGTCGCTCGACTTCTGGAGAGGCATTCACCGATTGACGAAGGCGTGCATCAAGTTCATCTGACTGACGCTTGAATGTATCCAGTAAAGTAATAATGGCATTGTCTTTTTCTCTGCGTAATTTTCCCCGTTTCAAAAACATCCGATACCCTCCCCGTAATTACAACTCTCGACGTCCTTCAATCGCTCTCGATAGCGTCACTTCGTCGGCATACTCTAAATCTCCACCAACCGGAAGACCATGAGCGATCCGGGTCACCTTCATCCCTGTTGGTTTCACCAGGCGGGAAATGTACATTGCCGTTGATTCACCTTCAATGTTTGGATTGGTGGCAATAATCAATTCCTGAACCGTTTCATCCTGGAGACGTTTCAATAGATCAGGAATGAATATATCTTCCGGGCCGATCCCGTCAACCGGAGAAATAGCCCCGTGCAATACGTGATAAAGACCGGTGTATTCTTTCATTTTTTCCATTGCAATCACGTCTTTTGCATCCTGGACAACACAGATAATCGACTGATCCCGCGATTGATCATCGCAAAGCCGGCATGGATCTGTATCCGTGATATGGTGACAAACCGAGCAATAGGTCAATTCGCGCTTGGCATTGACCAGTGCTTTCGCAAAATCCAGCACATCATCTTCATTCATATCTAACACAAAAAAAGCTAATCGCGCAGCGGTTTTAGGGCCTATGCCGGGCAATTTCATAAATCCCTCAATTAATTTGGAAACGGGTTCTGGATACTGCACAATATATTCCTCACTTTCACGGATGATTGAACGACTTCATGCTGACATCCTATAGAGATAGAAGAAGAAAAGACCTGGACCGCAAAAGATCCAAGGTCTTTTCGCATTGTTATCAACCTGTTGCTCCGTCGATGAAGCAACCGTGTTACATCATGCCGGGAATATTCATACCATTTGTGAATTTACCCATTTTTTCGTTTACAATTTCATCCAC
This Salisediminibacterium beveridgei DNA region includes the following protein-coding sequences:
- the recR gene encoding recombination mediator RecR → MQYPEPVSKLIEGFMKLPGIGPKTAARLAFFVLDMNEDDVLDFAKALVNAKRELTYCSVCHHITDTDPCRLCDDQSRDQSIICVVQDAKDVIAMEKMKEYTGLYHVLHGAISPVDGIGPEDIFIPDLLKRLQDETVQELIIATNPNIEGESTAMYISRLVKPTGMKVTRIAHGLPVGGDLEYADEVTLSRAIEGRREL
- a CDS encoding YaaL family protein; this encodes MFLKRGKLRREKDNAIITLLDTFKRQSDELDARLRQSVNASPEVERQSKIARAKYYFILKQARHRRTRFQ